Proteins encoded in a region of the Rutidosis leptorrhynchoides isolate AG116_Rl617_1_P2 chromosome 9, CSIRO_AGI_Rlap_v1, whole genome shotgun sequence genome:
- the LOC139868409 gene encoding uncharacterized protein, producing the protein MDWSKWMYDIGHTSSDYMKGLQEFITIAETGQLNKGSTKIICPCKKCMNGKFFKDSTEIRNHLIINGFMRRYTCWYYYSESLPDHNPGASDFNQVNEEDSYTSDHDNFEAMFEGIEDNVDEKYHEKFQQLIVDSEKPLYNGCTKFSKLSAVIKLLNLKSNNYYSDTSFTSLLELLQKMLPKDNELPVSTYHAKKMMCSMGLEIQRIHAFPNDCMLYMDENENLHQCKVCGTSRYKRGKPTEYDTNVTENGPPAKVLWYFPIIPRLKRLFSNVKDAELLRWHAEERKKDGKIRHVSDSVQWRTTDNDFEDLGNEIRNIRLELSSDGINPFGDFSSSHSTWPVLLFIYNLPSWLCMKRNHIMLSLLIQV; encoded by the coding sequence ATGGATTGGAGTAAATGGATGTACGACATAGGGCACACTAGCTCCGACTATATGAAAGGGCTTCAAGAATTTATAACGATTGCAGAGACTGGTCAATTAAATAAAGGAAGCACCAAAATCATTTGTCCTTGTAAGAAATGTATGAATGGGAAGTTCTTCAAGGATTCTACTGAAATCAGAAATCATCTTATAATAAACGGATTTATGAGAAGGTATACGTGTTGGTATTATTATAGTGAATCATTACCTGATCATAACCCGGGTGCTTCAGATTTCAATCAAGTAAACGAAGAAGATTCATACACTAGTGATCACGATAATTTTGAGGCCATGTTTGAGGGTATTGAGGATAATGTTGACGAAAAGTATCATGAGAAATTTCAACAACTAATAGTTGACTCTGAAAAACCATTATATAACGGTTGTACGAAATTTTCAAAACTTTCTGCCGTGATAAAACTGTTAAACTTAAAATCGAACAATTATTATAGCGACACAAGTTTCACTAGCTTGTTAGAATTGTTGCAGAAAATGCTTCCCAAAGATAATGAGTTGCCGGTATCAACATACCATGCCAAGAAAATGATGTGTTCGATGGGATTGGAAATACAAAGAATACATGCATTTCCAAATGATTGTATGCTATACATGGATGAAAATGAAAACCTTCATCAATGTAAGGTATGTGGTACATCTAGGTATAAACGTGGAAAACCAACTGAATATGACACTAATGTGACAGAAAATGGACCTCCTGCAAAAGTATTGTGGTATTTTCCTATCATACCAAGATTAAAGAGATTATTTTCAAATGTTAAAGATGCAGAATTATTACGTTGGCATGCGGAAGAGCGTAAAAAGGATGGAAAAATAAGACATGTGTCCGATTCAGTTCAATGGAGAACTACTGATAACGATTTTGAAGACCTTGGGAATGAGATACGAAATATAAGGTTGGAACTCAGTTCAGATGGAATTAATCCTTTCGGAGATTTTAGTAGCAGTCATAGCACATGGCCTGTTCTGTTATTCATTTACAACCTTCCATCTTGGCTATGTATGAAACGAAATCATATAATGCTATCTCTTTTAATTCAAGTATaa